Part of the Zhongshania aliphaticivorans genome, AGCCCCCCACTAACTGCGGGGGCCACTGAAAGTCATGCGCGGATAGCCAGCACAGCGCGTGCTTATATTGCCGCCCGTCACCCTTGGCAGCACATGCAACATACTATTAATGTTCAAGAATTAGACCCTAGGACCAAGCTTGCTAAATGCTCTACCAAACTAGAGGCATTCTTATCGACGGGAGCAAGAATCAAACGTCGTACTACGGTGGGTGTGCGCTGCAAAGGAAGTAAACCATGGAAAATTTACTTACCCGTAACAGTTGAGGCCTTCGCCAAGGTCATGGTTGCTCGTCATCCTATTCCACCGAACACTGACATTACCGCCCGCGATATTAGCTGGTCGCAACGTGATATATCAGCACTTGGGTATGGCTATCTGCAGTCTTTAGGAGAACACGGTGGTTACCGCAGCCGACGTAGCATTTCACAGGGCGCGGTATTAACACCCAATATGGTTCGAGCAAGCGACATCGTTAGCAAGGGCCAACGTGTGCAGCTCAATAGTAGTACCGGCCCAGTCAGCGTCAGTATGATGGGTGTTGCGATGCAAAGTGGCTCTTTGGGTTCGCGAATACTGGTCAAAAATCTAAACTCTGGTAAACAACTAGAGGGCGTGGTGAAATCTGAAAATATTGTACTACTTAACTAAAGTTTACTGCTGTGCTGCCGATATTACGTGCATAGGCTAAATTAAAAGAGGATTCTGACATGGTTGACCGAATAGATGGCTCATCGCTAAGCCAGCTCCGCAAAATCGAGGGTGGAAGAGGCAATGGCGAAAAATCGGACAGCGTAAGCACTGATTCCATATCAGCAAGCAGTGGCAACCCGTCATCAATCACGGAAACCCCACTCATGGAGCGTACCCGCGTGCAAGTAAACAATAGCGACGGTGTAGACCGCCAGAAAGTTGACGCCATTAAAACCGCTATCCGCAACGGTGAGTTTAATATCGATGCGTCTAAAGTAGCAGAAGCAATGGTTAACATGGAAACACTGACAGGCGCTTAATCACTATGACTGAACTCAGCGATGTACTTCAATTAATTCATAAACACGCCAATGCACTAGAAGCAGTGTTAATTGAAGAGGCAGGTCACCTAAAAGAGCCAACTTCAGTTGAGAAAATTGAAACTTTGGCGACTCAAAAAATGGACTTGGTACAAACCCTGGATCAATTAGCGGTCCGCCGCAAACAGTTAATACAAGTACCCGCTAATCTCGACTTACAAAATCAGGACACTGATTGGCAAAGCACCCTAGCCATATTGGCTCGCTGCCAAATTTTGAACAATCAAGCTGGGGCCGACATTGCGGTACAGTCACGCTATAAACAACGTGCCTTGGATATTCTCAGTAATGCGCGAACAGAAACCCCGCTGTATAGTGCCAGTGGCGCCACTCGCACTGTCAGCGCTGGACAGGCACTAGGTAAAGCCTAACGCTAGTTTGCGTTAAAGGCTTAACTCCATATATAAATGATTATCTAATTTCGCACTGTAGCTTTTATTTCTATTAACAAGCTTAAACCCCATTTGCTGATACAAACGAAGTGCGTTGGTGTTTTGTTCAGCAACGTCCAAGCTAAGGTAAGTCGCTCCCTTCTCCTCTGCCTTGGCTCTCATGAAATTAATCATCTTAGCCGCTATACCCTTCCCTTGATAAGCTGGATCGACAGCAACATGACAAAGATATAAACAATGCTTCCGAGGCGCTTTCATTAAACGCAACTCAAATAATAGCCCCTTCAAAATACCGCGCAAACCATAATTGCTAAAAACGGCCTTGGCGTTAGCCAAGAAGGTTCCGCCGTGGCTCGCGGCATCAAAACACCCAATTGTGCCAACAACTTCACCATCAAGTTCATACACATAATGATGACGGTGACTAAACATCGTTTTTGTCTTAGCGAATTCTGCACTCAAAAAATCAATCACGCTTGGTCCGTGACGACGATTAAAAATATGCTCAAACGCGGCAGGTCCAGAAGAATAAACTAGACCACAAGCCTGTTCCTTATCACTGCTTACAGCTTTTCGTATCATCATAGCGTCTCTTTAGGGTCCAAGCCCTGTAGATGGTATGTCTAGTTTGAGGGCCAAAAACGCTTATTGATAGTGTTAATAAACCTAAAAACATTCTATGCTGAAATAAAATGACAGTCATTTTCCGCTTGCAACAAACTCTCAGTACTACGATTAACCCTGTTAAAACGGAAGCACATCGTGATGAATAACTCCTCTGCATCCCAACTGGTTATTTTTGGTGGCACCGGCGATCTAGCGCTACGCAAACTCCAACCCGCACTTTACAAACTCCAACGCGAAGGCCTACTTGATGATGTCACCACGATTATTGCCTTAGGTCGCAGTGCCAATAGCAACGACAACTACCGCTCGCAAGTGAAAACTAAGATGCAGGAGTTTTTACCTAAGCACTTCTGGAGCGAACAGCACTGGCAAGCCTTCGCCGCAAAATTACGCTATATCAGCTTGGACGTTAATACCTTGAAGGACTATCACGTATTAGCCGACGCCATACATCAATACCCTAATAGCCGCACGGTATTTTACCTTGCTACCTTATCAACACTGTATACCAGCATATGCCGCAATTTACACAGTATCGGCGTAGTAGATCCCCGCTCCAGTGTTGTACTAGAAAAACCCTTAGGGCATGACTTAGCTAGCTGTACTGAAATAAACCACGAGGTATTACAGGTATTCCCCGAGAGTAATATTTTCCGTATCGATCATTACCTTGGCAAAGAGACCGTACAGAACTTATTAGTTTTGCGATTCGGCAATGCGCTTTTTGGCCCTTTGTGGAATAGTCAATATATAGACAACATTCAAATCACAGTAGCAGAAGATATTGGGGTAGAAGGCCGCGGTAATTTTTATGCGAAAACCGGTGCATTGCGGGACATGGTACAAAACCATATTTTGCAACTGCTGTGTTTAGTCGCCATGGAGCCTCCCGCCAACCTTCGCGCAGACACGATTCGCGATGAAAAAGTCAAAGTATTGCAGGCGCTTCGTCCAATCACCGTTGACAATGTCAAAGCCAAAACCGTACGTGGGCAATATACAGCCGGCGTGGTAAAAACAACGGCGGTGTCCGCCTTCTTGGATGAAGCCGGATTTGAAGACAGCAGCAACACAGAAACCTTTGTCGCGCTGCAAGCCGATGTACACAATTGGCGCTGGGAAGGCACGCCATTTTACCTGCGCACGGGCAAGCGTTTAACGCGACGCTATTCTGAGATTATTGTTGAGTTAAAAAAGCACCCTTTCAGCTTATTTGAAGGCGACCCCAATGACCTGCCAAATAAATTGGTGATTCGCTTACAGCCTGAAGAAAATATCACCCTATATAAAGTGAATAAAAAACCGGGGCTGGGCCGACAATTGAAACTTGAACAGGTTGAGCTCAACCTAGACGCCGACATACACGACGAGCTGCAAGCACATGAAGCTTATGAACGGCTGTTGCTGGATGTATTAGAGGGCGATCAGACCCTCTTTATGCGCCGTGATGAAGTTGAAGCCTGTTGGGCATGGGTGGATAGTATTATTGACGCTTGGCAAAATGCGGGCACTAAAGCCAAGCCTTATTCGGCTGGCTCTATGGGGCCCAATGCGTCTCTCGCTTTACCCGAAAAAAGTGGGAGGAGCTGGCACGAATAACCCCTATT contains:
- the zwf gene encoding glucose-6-phosphate dehydrogenase; protein product: MNNSSASQLVIFGGTGDLALRKLQPALYKLQREGLLDDVTTIIALGRSANSNDNYRSQVKTKMQEFLPKHFWSEQHWQAFAAKLRYISLDVNTLKDYHVLADAIHQYPNSRTVFYLATLSTLYTSICRNLHSIGVVDPRSSVVLEKPLGHDLASCTEINHEVLQVFPESNIFRIDHYLGKETVQNLLVLRFGNALFGPLWNSQYIDNIQITVAEDIGVEGRGNFYAKTGALRDMVQNHILQLLCLVAMEPPANLRADTIRDEKVKVLQALRPITVDNVKAKTVRGQYTAGVVKTTAVSAFLDEAGFEDSSNTETFVALQADVHNWRWEGTPFYLRTGKRLTRRYSEIIVELKKHPFSLFEGDPNDLPNKLVIRLQPEENITLYKVNKKPGLGRQLKLEQVELNLDADIHDELQAHEAYERLLLDVLEGDQTLFMRRDEVEACWAWVDSIIDAWQNAGTKAKPYSAGSMGPNASLALPEKSGRSWHE
- the flgM gene encoding flagellar biosynthesis anti-sigma factor FlgM encodes the protein MVDRIDGSSLSQLRKIEGGRGNGEKSDSVSTDSISASSGNPSSITETPLMERTRVQVNNSDGVDRQKVDAIKTAIRNGEFNIDASKVAEAMVNMETLTGA
- the flgN gene encoding flagellar export chaperone FlgN; this encodes MTELSDVLQLIHKHANALEAVLIEEAGHLKEPTSVEKIETLATQKMDLVQTLDQLAVRRKQLIQVPANLDLQNQDTDWQSTLAILARCQILNNQAGADIAVQSRYKQRALDILSNARTETPLYSASGATRTVSAGQALGKA
- the flgA gene encoding flagellar basal body P-ring formation chaperone FlgA; translated protein: MSPPLTAGATESHARIASTARAYIAARHPWQHMQHTINVQELDPRTKLAKCSTKLEAFLSTGARIKRRTTVGVRCKGSKPWKIYLPVTVEAFAKVMVARHPIPPNTDITARDISWSQRDISALGYGYLQSLGEHGGYRSRRSISQGAVLTPNMVRASDIVSKGQRVQLNSSTGPVSVSMMGVAMQSGSLGSRILVKNLNSGKQLEGVVKSENIVLLN
- a CDS encoding GNAT family N-acetyltransferase, which produces MMIRKAVSSDKEQACGLVYSSGPAAFEHIFNRRHGPSVIDFLSAEFAKTKTMFSHRHHYVYELDGEVVGTIGCFDAASHGGTFLANAKAVFSNYGLRGILKGLLFELRLMKAPRKHCLYLCHVAVDPAYQGKGIAAKMINFMRAKAEEKGATYLSLDVAEQNTNALRLYQQMGFKLVNRNKSYSAKLDNHLYMELSL